The segment atttttatacgtgtgtgtgtgtgtatcatTAATAGGTTTTGGTTGAATATTTGCAAGCAAAAAACTTGATTAAACATGTAAAGGAGAGAGAAGTATATACTAACCTTGCTCAAGAAATGTATTTGGTAAATTGCTTCCATCCAACCATAAAATTTGTAGAGAATTAAACGATCCATTCAGCATCCGAAGATAATCGATGTTAAGATGAGTGGTATGTATcttcaaaacattcaaattctTGAAAGTAGGTAGATctgcaaaaattaataaaaagaagttgaaaCAACTATTAAATACTCTAAATATCAAGTTAcctaaatgttaattttaaattctaattaagATTAACATTATCCTTGATTTGTGAAGCAATATTTTCAAGATAGGAATTAAACAAGTGATTGATAGGTTATGCTTGATTGAAtccaaaactaaaaattaattaatgttgtacagaaaaaattattaatcttgCTTAATTGAGGTGCTTGTGAGATTACAATTATCTGATATGCTAAATTAgaaattgatataaatgtttttttattttaaattctaatcaaatcattaatgattaatattagACATTTTAAGTTTAGGCAAAGACCATAAACAAGAAATgtcttaatttattcaaaagcATAATATGATAaggtgtttttctttttttttttatatggtaATAGAagcaatttgatttaataatcaaGTTCATTGGTGAATGTTGTAGTGAGTCACAAAAAGCAATTACTTGCAAACATATTCTAACCTTGGTCAAATATAAGGTAGGCAATTctacatatgaaaaaaaaatgtgtatggAAAATACAAGAGACATTCTATAAACTAATTATACTTATGAACATGGTCACCCCAAAAAGTTTATCaagtatttttcatataaatttaattctaaatagaatttcaaaataattgcattataatcataatttaaatgtattataggttaaaataaattcaattttttaaccgcacatagttaaaattataataactaattaatattttatgtaatagTTAAAAtggtatttaaacttttatttttcttttctgtcaAGGAGATTGTCAATTTACAACCACTTATTTGGAAACAATACTAAAGAGCATATCCACTaggaaataatttaaaatatacaattaaagaACTTATAAATCATTCTCACCAAAtcctttattataaaaaatatatatataattggtaaaataattgaaatggaaattaaactttaatttttgcttCAAATAAGGGAGATTATCAATTTAGGACAACTAATTGTACAAACAATAATCAAAGACCATACATTATAAAACTTGTTTAAAAAAGGTAATTTAACACccaaattttgtcaaaattaactgttcgaaaaaattattgaaatttattaaaaaattattgatgttgTGGACAagaactattttatatatttgataggTTATgcttaattgaattcaaaactaaaaattaattaatattgcacaataaaaaagaaatctttACCCTGTTTAATTAAGGTGCTTATgagattataattataaaatagacAATTCTACATAAagtaaatgaaatatataaacagaaataatctaaattaatgttttattatatggAAGAGAACATACTATTAAAAAAAGGCccaatcaaattaatattgaaCTATGAGAGATAAATTATCTATGAGTGTTAATGGTAGACAATTCtacttataaagaaaaaaaaagtatacggaaaatatataaaacattccataaactaattttatatatatatataaacatggcACCCCAAAAAGTTTATcaagtatttttcatattatttttagttctaaatataatttcaaaataattgtattataatcataaattaaatgtattatagattaaaataaatttaatttattaacagctcatagttaaaattataataactaattaatgttttatatagaagttaaaatgttatttatacttttatttttcttttctatgaaTTGAGATTATCAATTTACAACCACTTATTTTAGAAACAATACTTAAAAAGCCACTTTAAAATTGACCCTTTTTACTTTTATACCCTTCCTAGtgactattttaaatttaattgggcatataataattaacatgTCGACTAGAGAAAATAATCTCAacagaattaaataaaaatgtttttggtttaattaatgtaaaaataaaatgtacaATTAAAGAATCTATAAACCAATCTCATCAAATctgttattattttgttaaaaatgcAGAACAAATTTTAGCAAAGTCACTCAATAATTATGAGAATAATTTAAAGTAATATACTTACCATGATTAGGAAATCTTCCACAAATTAAGATTAATATGATCCTTAATTTGTAGAacattgttttcaaaaaaatgaatttactGGTCACTAATTAATGTTGTAAGGAAAGAAAAGTACTAACCTGGCTCAACTAATGTGCTTGTAACATTACAATTATAAAGTGACAAAGTCTTAAGAGAATTGCACGATCCATTTAATATCGTAGGGAAGTTGTTGAGCACAATTCCTTCTATCACTACTAGTTTCAAACTCTTGAGAGtaggtaaaactgtaaataatATCACATTAATTTGTTAGatcatattaatatgatatcatatcatattaatagGTCATTGATTACTTGATATTATACcaattttcaatgaaataattaattcaacatagaaggagagaaaaaaCTTACTAACCTTGATTTAAAGTATTTTTGAGGCCACTATTAATAACTGATAAATCtgtcaaattcttgaaaatagGCAAttctacatttaaaaaaatgaaatatataagtAGAAATAAATTAGATATACCTTCAACattaatgtaaatttttttttttaatattgaacaaaatgaattatgaaaaaatttcttaatcaaatcaaatattggACAATAAGATATGAATGATCTATGAGACTAGAGTTTTTATCTGTAGTACAACACTAATTGAATATCCCCATCCAATTAACTAATATGCTAAATTAGAAAttgttatcattattaatattataaataacttGTTTCTGTAAGCAATAATATTcactattaatatttaaaagttatccattttaaatttaagccataaaaaaagaaatgtcttaatttattcaaaaaacatAATCTAGTGAAGATTATTAATCAAGTTCATTCATGAGTGTTAtgctaaataaaaataagcaacaataatttacaattatttgaAAACATATTCTAATCTTGGTCAAATAGAGTATCATTGAGGTTACTATCCCAAATTTGAATATACTGAAGAGAAGTCATGCTCCCAAGCATTTGAAGAAAGTTGTTGTGAATAATAGTGTCACCGATTTCTAGATTTGTCAAATTATTAAATGTAGACAATTCTACGCAAAGGGAAAAATATGTGTAAgaataataaagaaaacatttaataatttgGTTTGACCATGTTGATAAACTAATTGTATATATCAACATGGTCAACCcaaaagtttatcaaatatttatcatattattattgattctaataatttcaaaaataattgtattatactcataaattaaaagtattatagattaaaaataaattttaatttaacaactgatatctaaaatgataaaaatataattggtaaaaaattaaaatggaaattaaactttaatttttgcttCAAATAAGGGGATTATCAATCTAATACAACTAATTGtacaagtaaataattaaagacCATCCGTTATAAAACTTGTTTAAAAAGGTAACTTAACACccaaattttgtcaaaattaacTATTTGATTACTTTACAGTAATACCcttataatgaaaatttattaaaaaactattgATGCTGTAGACAagaactattttatatatttaataaaacactGATTGAATTTGCTAATATTCTGAATTAGAAATTATTagcattattaatattataaataatacaagACAATAAATTAATGCAGTTGGAAATTTgtctagaaattttttttatgtaagtaataatatcaaaaaaatttccatTTTAAGTTTAGGCATAGGCATAAAGAAGGAATGTCTTAGTGTATTCAAAAATCATATCATAAGCAATAACAATAAGAAactatttgtaattatattttaatcttgGTCAAATAGAGTGTCGCTGAGGTTACTATGTTGTATTAATATAGATTGGAGAGAAGTTATGACCCCAAATAGTTGAAAAAATagttgtcaaaaataaaaatgtagaTTCCTAACTCTGTCAAACTTTTGAATAACGACCCCTCtacacataaaagaaaaaaatgtgtaAGAAAAATACATAAGACATTCCATGAactaattatatatgaaaatggtCTGTaagtattttcatattattataattttgaaaatggttctaattataattttgaaataattgtattataatcataaattcaTAGTATTacagattcaaataaatttaaatttaacaactTACAATTtgttaaaatgtcaaaaactaatttgtctttttaataataattaaaatggaaaTTAAACGATTATTTTTGTTTCCAATTAAAATGGAACAATGATAATGTTACTTGTAATTgcaaaaactaattttacaaaCAATAGTAAAAGACTGTAACTTacaaaaacttatttaaaaagaCCATTTAATACCTAGACTTTGTTAAAGTtaatgtttgatagatttactATAATGCCCTTCTTAATGACTATTTTGATTGggcatataatatttaacatgtCTAAACTAATTTCAGCTCCATTAAATAAAGTTAGTCTTTTGTTTAATGTGTGAAAATACAATATTGTACATTTACAATagttaaagaatatataaatcaaatttcaatttattctcACCAAATcctttcttataaataaaaattcaatgtttttattttatttagttgaaAAGGTAAAACGAAGTTTACCaaaattatttagtaattaagagaattatttaaaatgatttttttttgttgggcAATATTAACGTACTTACCATGATCGGAAAGCCTTCCACTGATATTACAATACAACAGTTCAAAAAATTGTAAGGATGTCAATGAACCCAATGTCTGAAAGAGACTATTCCCATCACTAATAGACacattataaaaagaaagtgaatATAACTTCTTCAAACCTGCTTCACCTGTGCatatataaaaagattcaaACACAACTATTTTCattgcttttttatttaaaaaatgtaccttaaatttatttgatttaaggGATAAAAAGGTAATTGTAATAGAAATactctttgttttattttgcatctcataaaaaataaacaaaggaaAACAAGGAAAAGTGTTTAATTACTATATTAGGTTTggtatgaaattattaaaatagattatGTAATAGTCAATACCTTTTGAGAATACGATTTTGTTAATCTGATTTCCTCCCATGTATAATACCTCTAAATTGCTCAAAGAGACTAGTTCtggaaataattataataagagtGAGTTAAACTAGTAAGTATTTAAAGGACTTTAATTCAATGCTCTTAAttctattaaaactaatatataaattattcaaactacTCAAGAGAGACAAGGAG is part of the Mangifera indica cultivar Alphonso chromosome 13, CATAS_Mindica_2.1, whole genome shotgun sequence genome and harbors:
- the LOC123195353 gene encoding receptor-like protein 49; protein product: MFNDSRILSALSEHSSLKNLSLAYNHLRELNHFNVSKLSNLEYLDLSGNTFNHSILSYVSTLSSLKKLDMYDIGLRRTFDLQELVSLSNLEVLYMGGNQINKIVFSKGEAGLKKLYSLSFYNVSISDGNSLFQTLGSLTSLQFFELLYCNISGRLSDHGKYVNIAQQKKIILNNSLNY